One region of Diabrotica undecimpunctata isolate CICGRU chromosome 6, icDiaUnde3, whole genome shotgun sequence genomic DNA includes:
- the LOC140444507 gene encoding uncharacterized protein, with the protein MTDVAEIIKLRGHTKACITRIQTFVSKNQNVVLDCGQYIARKNVLNETYREYLNLQKELELEDFDKYCSDRDIVEEQYYNLDSYLYEKITQLFAKPVQTQPIVTNVIPSVSTIQNVKLPELKILFFSGEISEWPSFFDVFTKLITNDKQLSNAQKLIYLKSVLRNEPLKLIDNLEIIDSNFEIAIQNLCNRFENKYLIVNSHLNSLLNAPLITKPNAHVLRDFLTQIKSHLAALENLNISNQLTDLILINLFTQKLDYNTKRSFETERNINKLPSLMEFLEFIERKCKILENLVPEYSHSPKQKQPSRFTSLNTVSNYLQYSSNNQYFKCFLCQNNSHKIYTCREFLNMSEDERFQTVKAKKACLNCLASGHSASSCTFASNCAKCNRRHHTLLHFSNASTHNSNSSRFRTNQDSRSLPTRNTHFQNTRHSQDSQENHNSQNTRQSHNMHDTPNSCTHSNVSRDPNTQSETSSSPAIPRIANQSQSNDVYRASSLSTLSGKKEVLLQTACVTIYDSHNNPVKVRCLTDSASQLSFITEELASRLKCIPYTKSLQISGISEICSTSNKMVDLNIFSNVNPTKHFTLSCAILPTITCKHPQITLDFNALKIPPNIHLADPEFCTPAEVQMLLGADVYFDLLTYGLIKLGPNLPTLTNTHLGYLVGGNVPQSSGSIDSYSILNIQENTQPRNEVSLFVRTQNTDSLVRSFWEIEEISSSTCTSKILTPSEQQAEDIFKSSLKILSSGRFQVDLPFKSPNEYKKLGESFFLAKKRFLNLEQKLIKSDQLYAQYKQFIHEYIALGHCRYVPLSTRNIHSDLKYFIPHHCVLKDSVTNKLRVVFDGSMKTTSNLSLNDIMLPGYTVQRELFDILINFRLFKYCIVADLRHMYRQIRVNPEQVFLLNILWRYSPQEDLKCLQLETVTYGLNNSGFLSTRCLKELAQKHSDKFPLASDALLNCCYIDDVLYGCNDFETLFEIHRQLTECLNLACFSLHKWCANSPEFLAGISHISNEASYVINPENNTNKILGLCWNSHSDHFSVLVPKVTVKDTYTKREVLSLIASIYDPIGLINPVVVSAKLIMRKIWLERSNWVDHLSPNLLTQWNLFLQTLPHLSNLKIPRLLQNSSNVTSTQIHGFSDASLSAYGACVYLRTSHENGFISCNLISSKSRVSPVKVVTLPRLKLLGVLLLSNLVTKILSVLIPSQSQINSVNLWTDSEVVLAWINSHPSRWSTFVANRVTQIQELTSNHTWRHVRSKDNPADILSRGATPLQLLDCDLWFNGPQFLSDPHFDFNLFVYNGPSSINVDELPELKRVTHLIRKPDSQVYDALCKFSCFTRLQRAFAYCIRFIHNVRAKSHRRTGPLTPNELSSSKLMIIKLTQSHFFSSEIQFLMDNRLLNDKSIRKLNPFLDSSQMIRVGGRLLFSDVSYDHKFPLLLPSKSHIVNLLLTREHRRLLHSGPQNTLSNVRLKFWPLDGLRQIKRIIQNCLTCYRFNAQVASQIMANLPRERVQIARPFINVGVDFGGPFPIKTSKLKRAPLTKAYMAVFVCLATRAVHVELISSLSTEAFLLTLKRFIARRGNPSIIFSDNGTNFLGAKNQLKELYELLLKGDTSESIRSFATSCQIQWKFIPPRSPHHGGIWEAAIKSFKYHLVRIMGNSNFTFEELSTVLSQIEAVLNSRPICALSDDPSDFSFLTPGHFLIGSNLMSYPELDLSDIQENKLSLWNKCTRIQQHMWKVWTRDYLNRLQNRPKWFTPQVGIKPDDLVLLKDENSPPLKWPIARVVETYPGKDNKVRVVKVRTPEGLYVRSIAKLCPLPMTHLQEF; encoded by the coding sequence ATGACTGATGTTGCAGAAATTATAAAATTGAGAGGGCATACTAAAGCTTGTATTACTAGAATTCAAACATTTGTctcaaaaaaccaaaatgtagttttagaTTGCGGTCAATATATTGCacgcaaaaatgtattaaatgaaaCTTATCGCGAGTATCTCAACCTACAAAAGGAACTTGAATTAGAAGATTTTGATAAATATTGTTCAGATAGAGACATAGTTGAAGAACAGTATTATAATTTAGATTCATATTTGTACGAGAAAATCACGCAATTATTTGCAAAACCAGTTCAAACTCAACCTATTGTAACAAATGTAATACCATCTGTTAGCACAATTCAAAATGTAAAGTTGCCagaattaaaaatactttttttctcGGGCGAAATCTCAGAATGGCCCAGCTTTTTTGATGTTTTCAccaaattaataacaaatgataaacaGTTATCTAATGCTCAAAAACTTATTTATCTCAAATCAGTGTTAAGGAATGAACCGTTAAAGTTAATTGACAATCTAGAAATAATTGATTCCAATTTTGAAATTGCAATACAAAATTTATGCAatagatttgaaaataaatatttaatagtaaACAGTCATTTGAACAGTTTATTAAATGCTCCACTCATTACAAAACCCAATGCACATGTTCTAAGGGATTTCTTAACTCAAATTAAAAGCCATCTCGCTGCCTTAGAAAACCTCAACATCTCGAATCAACTCACTGATTTAATTCTCATCAATCTCTTTACTCAAAAATTAGACTATAATACTAAAAGATCATTTGAAACCGAgcgtaatataaacaaactccCAAGTTTAATGGAGTTCCttgaatttattgaaagaaaatgcAAAATTCTCGAAAATCTTGTTCCTGAATACTCTCATTCTCCGAAACAAAAACAACCTTCTCGTTTTACTTCTCTTAACACAGTTAGCAATTATTTGCAGTATAGTAGTAATAATCagtattttaaatgtttcttaTGTCAAAATAACTCCCATAAAATATACACTTGCCGGGAATTCTTAAATATGTCTGAAGATGAGCGTTTTCAAACGGTCAAGGCAAAGAAAGCGTGTCTCAACTGCTTGGCTAGTGGTCATTCAGCAAGCTCATGTACCTTTGCGTCAAATTGCGCTAAATGTAACAGGAGACATCACACATTGCTCCACTTCTCTAACGCTTCTACTCATAACTCAAATAGTTCTCGTTTCAGAACAAATCAAGATTCTCGTAGTCTACCCACTAGAAACACTCATTTCCAAAACACTCGTCACTCTCAAGACTCACAAGAAAATCATAATTCTCAAAATACTCGCCAGTCTCACAATATGCATGATACTCCAAATTCTTGTACTCACTCTAATGTATCTCGTGATCCCAATACTCAAAGCGAAACTTCAAGTTCACCTGCAATCCCACGAATAGCAAATCAATCTCAGTCTAATGATGTCTACCGAGCATCATCTCTCTCTACACTCTCAGGCAAAAAGGAGGTTCTACTCCAAACAGCATgtgttacaatttatgattctcatAATAATCCCGTTAAGGTTCGCTGCCTTACAGACTCAGCTAGTCAGCTTTCGTTTATCACTGAAGAATTAGCAAGTCGCTTGAAATGTATTCCTTACACAAAAagtcttcaaatttctggaataTCCGAAATCTGTTCGACGTCGAATAAAATggtggatttaaatattttctcaaatgttaatcccacaaaacattttaCACTCTCTTGTGCGATTCTCCCAACCATCACTTGTAAGCACCCTCAAATTACATTGGATTTTAATGCTCTCAAAATTCCACCAAACATTCACCTAGCTGATCCAGAATTTTGTACTCCTGCCGAAGTTCAAATGCTGCTTGGAGCAGATGTTTATTTCGACTTACTTACTTACGGGTTAATAAAATTAGGCCCTAATCTTCCTACCTTAACAAATACTCATCTCGGTTATCTTGTAGGTGGAAATGTACCTCAATCATCTGGGTCAATTGACTCATATTCTATACTTAACATTCAAGAAAATACTCAACCTCGAAATGAAGTATCCTTGTTCGTTCGAACTCAAAATACCGATTCACTCGTACGGTCGTTTTGGGAAATAGAAGAAATCTCGTCTTCTACTTGTACTTCAAAAATCCTAACTCCTTCGGAGCAACAAgccgaagatatttttaaatcgtcACTTAAAATATTATCATCTGGTAGATTCCAAGTAGATCTTCCTTTCAAATCTCCCAACGAATATAAAAAATTGGGCGAATCGTTTTTCCTCGCAAAGAAGCGATTCCTAAACCTCGAACAGAAACTGATCAAGTCAGATCAATTATACGCACAGTATAAACAATTTATTCATGAATATATTGCACTTGGACATTGCAGATATGTGCCTCTCTCCACTCGAAATATTCACtctgatttaaaatactttattccTCACCATTGCGTTTTAAAGGATAGCGTAACAAATAAGTTGCGTGTTGTCTTTGATGGCAGTATGAAAACTACCTCAAATCTAAGTCTTAATGACATAATGCTTCCTGGTTATACGGTACAACGCGAATTATTcgatattttgataaattttagattatttaaatactgtattGTAGCAGATCTACGTCATATGTACAGACAAATTCGAGTAAATCCCGAACAGGTATTTCTGTTGAACATCTTATGGCGTTATTCACCTCAAGAGGATTTGAAATGTCTTCAACTTGAAACTGTCACTTATGGATTAAATAACTCCGGTTTTCTCAGCACTAGATGTCTTAAGGAATTAGCTCAAAAACATTCCGACAAATTTCCCTTGGCTAGTGATGCTCTTTTAAATTGCTGTTATATCGATGATGTGCTGTATGGCTGTAACGATTTTGAAACACTCTTCGAAATTCATCGTCAATTAACCGAATGTTTGAACCTCGCTTGTTTCTCGCTTCATAAATGGTGTGCAAACTCACCTGAATTTCTCGCAGGTATTTCTCATATCTCTAATGAAGCTAGTTATGTAATCAATCCTGAAAATAACACGAACAAAATTCTCGGCCTATGTTGGAATTCTCACTCCGATCATTTTTCAGTTCTTGTGCCAAAGGTTACCGTTAAGGATACCTATACAAAAAGAGaagttctttctttaattgcttCCATTTATGACCCTATCGGATTGATTAACCCTGTAGTGGTATCTGCTAAATTAATTATGAGAAAGATTTGGTTAGAAAGGTCGAATTGGGTTGACCACCTCAGTCCAAATTTGCTTACACAATGGAATCTATTTTTACAAACACTTCCTCACCTCTCCAATCTCAAGATTCCTAGGTTGCTGCAAAATTCTAGCAATGTTACAAGTACTCAAATACATGGGTTTTCGGATGCAAGTCTTAGCGCGTATGGTGCTTGCGTTTATTTAAGAACATCACATGAAAATGGCTTTATCTCTTGCAATCTAATCTCCTCAAAGAGTCGTGTTAGTCCTGTAAAAGTTGTGACTCTTCCTCGATTAAAACTTCTAGGAGTATTATTACTCTCTAATCTTGTTACGAAGATTCTTTCTGTCTTGATTCCATCCCAATCTCAGATAAATTCTGTCAATTTATGGACAGATTCCGAAGTCGTCCTCGCATGGATTAATTCACACCCTTCTCGTTGGTCTACCTTTGTAGCCAATAGAGTAACTCAAATTCAAGAACTCACCTCCAACCATACATGGAGACATGTACGATCGAAAGACAACCCTGCGGATATATTATCTCGTGGTGCTACACCCTTGCAGTTGCTTGATTGTGATCTTTGGTTTAATGGTCCTCAATTTTTGTCAGATCCACACTTTGATTTCAACCTCTTTGTATATAATGGTCCTTCGAGTATTAATGTTGATGAACTGCCTGAACTCAAAAGGGTTACTCATCTGATCAGAAAACCAGATTCACAAGTGTATGATGCCCTCTGCAAATTTTCATGTTTCACTCGACTTCAGAGAGCTTTTGCATACTGCATTCGTTTTATTCACAATGTAAGAGCTAAGTCTCATAGACGTACAGGTCCTCTCACTCCAAATGAACTCTCTAGTTCTAAGTTAATGATTATCAAATTGACCCAGTCTCATTTCTTCAGTTCGGAAATCCAATTTTTAATGGATAATCGTCTGCTTAACGATAAGTCTATTCGTAAATTGAATCCCTTTCTAGATTCGTCTCAAATGATACGAGTAGGCGGTCGTCTTCTCTTTTCAGATGTTTCTTATGATCATAAATTCCCTCTACTGTTGCCCTCAAAATCACATATTGTCAATTTATTACTTACCCGAGAACATCGAAGACTTCTACATTCTGGCCCTCAAAATACACTGTCCAATGTTAGATTGAAATTCTGGCCTCTGGATGGTCTTCGACAAATCaaacgtataatacaaaattgtcTCACTTGTTACCGTTTTAACGCACAAGTCGCTTCCCAAATCATGGCTAATCTCCCGAGGGAAAGAGTTCAAATTGCACGTCCATTTATAAACGTTGGAGTTGATTTTGGTGGTCCATTTCCAATCAAGACCTCTAAACTCAAGAGAGCTCCCCTTACTAAGGCCTATATGGCAGTGTTTGTATGTTTAGCTACTCGCGCCGTGCATGTGGAATTAATTTCCAGTCTTTCTACTGAAGCGTTCTTATTGACTCTGAAAAGATTTATCGCCCGAAGGGGTAATCCGAGtatcattttcagcgataatggCACCAACTTTCTAGGTGCGAAAAATCAATTGAAAGAACTTTATGAGTTGCTTCTCAAAGGTGATACCTCTGAATCTATTCGCTCTTTCGCTACTTCATGTCAAATTCAATGGAAGTTTATCCCTCCACGCTCACCACACCACGGTGGTATTTGGGAAGCTGCCATAAAGAGCTTCAAATATCATCTCGTAAGAATAATGGGTAACTCCAATTTTACTTTCGAAGAACTATCCACTGTACTTTCGCAGATTGAAGCAGTGCTCAATTCACGCCCTATCTGTGCGCTCTCAGACGACCCGTCCGATTTTTCCTTTCTTACTCCCGGACACTTCCTTATTGGATCTAACTTAATGTCTTATCCTGAATTAGATCTCTCTgatattcaagaaaataaattgtcTTTGTGGAATAAATGCACAAGAATTCAGCAGCATATGTGGAAGGTTTGGACTCGCGATTATCTTAATAGGCTTCAAAATAGACCTAAATGGTTCACTCCTCAGGTAGGCATAAAGCCTGATGATCTTGTCTTGCTTAAGGACGAAAACTCGCCTCCTCTCAAATGGCCTATAGCACGGGTAGTTGAGACATATCCGGGAAaggacaacaaggtaagagttgttAAGGTCAGAACTCCTGAAGGGTTATACGTTCGCTCTATTGCTAAACTGTGTCCTCTTCCTATGACTCACCTTCaagaattttaa